In Aliidongia dinghuensis, the following proteins share a genomic window:
- a CDS encoding ABC transporter substrate-binding protein has protein sequence MRLLPAAVGLFAMLLCGGAAARAETNEIRIAMQPGVGQLPMSVLRGRGLIEAAVEQRGLPRPRIEWTELVGGAALNEALIAGRADLVAAGITPMIQLWSRSRASLGVRGIAALGSMPMFLLTADPRIQSIRDFAANDRIAVPAVGVSIHAIVLEMAAERAFGGKWSALNDQTVGMSYADAAVALMTRSGTVTAAFSVSPFQEQQLEDPHIHRVLSSYDVMGGPHTQAALYTSARFHDDNPETMAAIFEALDQTMRFIRSDPKAAAEAYVETEQSPLSTDFVEHIVRDPDHVFTIVPQNVQRFADFLYRTGQIKAPPKFWTDLFFNEVASRSGS, from the coding sequence ATGCGCTTGCTGCCGGCGGCGGTTGGCCTCTTTGCAATGCTGCTCTGCGGTGGTGCCGCGGCACGCGCCGAGACGAACGAGATCCGGATCGCGATGCAGCCCGGCGTCGGGCAGCTGCCGATGAGCGTGCTGCGCGGCCGGGGCCTGATCGAAGCCGCGGTCGAGCAGCGCGGCCTGCCCCGGCCCAGGATCGAATGGACCGAGCTCGTCGGCGGTGCCGCCCTTAACGAGGCGCTTATCGCCGGGCGCGCCGACCTGGTCGCCGCCGGCATCACGCCGATGATCCAGCTCTGGTCGCGCAGCCGTGCCTCGCTGGGCGTGCGCGGCATCGCGGCGCTGGGCTCGATGCCGATGTTCCTGCTGACGGCCGATCCGCGCATCCAGTCGATCCGCGATTTCGCCGCCAACGACCGCATCGCCGTGCCCGCGGTCGGCGTCAGCATCCACGCGATCGTGCTGGAGATGGCGGCCGAGCGGGCGTTCGGCGGCAAATGGTCCGCCCTCAACGACCAGACCGTGGGCATGAGCTATGCCGATGCCGCGGTGGCGCTCATGACCCGCTCGGGCACCGTGACGGCCGCCTTCTCAGTCTCGCCGTTCCAGGAACAGCAGCTCGAAGATCCACACATTCATCGTGTGTTGAGCAGCTACGATGTCATGGGCGGACCGCATACCCAGGCCGCGCTTTATACCAGTGCCCGGTTCCACGACGACAATCCCGAGACGATGGCCGCGATCTTCGAAGCGCTTGACCAGACCATGCGCTTCATCCGCAGCGATCCGAAGGCTGCGGCCGAGGCCTATGTCGAAACCGAGCAGTCGCCGCTCTCGACCGATTTCGTCGAGCACATCGTGCGCGACCCGGACCACGTCTTCACGATCGTGCCGCAGAACGTGCAGCGCTTCGCCGACTTCCTCTATCGCACCGGCCAGATCAAGGCACCGCCGAAATTCTGGACCGACCTGTTCTTCAACGAGGTCGCAAGCCGTTCCGGGAGTTGA
- a CDS encoding NADPH-dependent assimilatory sulfite reductase hemoprotein subunit yields MASKVSKVEGFKAASRHLRGTIAEELAAPTAAFPESDHQLLKFHGIYQGYDRDSATELKQAGADKRTEFMARIKAPGGLMSAEQYLAVDALAQKYSQGRLRITTRQGLQFHGLAKQDLWATIHGVNRALLTTFGACGDIARNVTATAAPIEDAVHRRIRADAVMITNALFAKTKSYHEIWIGDEQIKPAPADEPEVDPLYGTTYLPRKFKIGITAPEDNSIEVLTNDLGIIALFDGDELQGYVFAVGGGLGMTHNKAHTYPRLGSYVAFIEPDDLLDAVKAVVKIHRDWGDRVDRKHARLKYVVDALGVPRIKAEMERHLGKPLEDPRPFPALKIKDHSGWHPQGDGQWYYGLPILSGRIEDKGKVHVATALRRVLSEVKSRPVFTPAQDVIFADVAETDKARLEAILVEEGVTLPGFETLLRRFALACPALPSCGLALTEAERVLDDILVDIEGVLKRHGLGDERIALRVTGCPNGCARPSVGDIGLVGRIPGHYAIYLGGDFDTTRLNARVFERVPMAEIGRTLEPIFALFAAERTAGEGFGDFCQRWGLDRLAETVEGAQTADAAE; encoded by the coding sequence TTGGCTTCAAAGGTGTCCAAGGTCGAGGGGTTCAAGGCGGCGAGCCGGCACCTGCGCGGCACGATCGCCGAGGAGCTCGCGGCACCGACGGCGGCTTTCCCCGAATCTGATCATCAGCTGCTGAAGTTCCACGGAATCTATCAGGGGTATGATCGCGACAGTGCGACCGAGCTGAAGCAGGCGGGTGCGGACAAGCGCACGGAGTTCATGGCGCGCATCAAGGCGCCCGGCGGCCTCATGAGCGCCGAGCAATATCTCGCCGTCGACGCGCTCGCCCAGAAGTACAGCCAGGGCCGGCTCAGGATCACGACGCGTCAGGGACTGCAGTTCCATGGGCTTGCCAAGCAGGACCTCTGGGCGACCATCCACGGCGTGAACCGGGCGTTGCTCACGACGTTCGGCGCCTGCGGCGACATCGCGCGCAACGTGACGGCGACCGCGGCGCCGATCGAGGACGCGGTGCACCGGCGCATCCGGGCCGACGCGGTCATGATCACGAACGCACTCTTCGCGAAGACCAAGTCCTACCACGAGATCTGGATCGGCGACGAGCAGATCAAGCCGGCGCCGGCGGACGAGCCCGAGGTCGATCCGCTCTATGGCACGACCTACCTGCCGCGCAAGTTCAAGATCGGCATCACGGCGCCCGAGGACAATTCGATCGAGGTGCTGACCAACGACCTCGGCATCATCGCGCTGTTCGACGGCGATGAACTGCAGGGCTACGTCTTCGCGGTCGGCGGCGGCCTCGGCATGACCCACAACAAGGCGCACACCTATCCGCGCCTCGGCAGCTACGTCGCCTTCATCGAGCCGGACGACCTGCTCGACGCGGTCAAGGCGGTGGTCAAGATCCATCGCGACTGGGGCGACCGCGTCGACCGCAAGCATGCGCGGCTCAAGTATGTCGTCGACGCGCTGGGCGTACCGCGCATCAAGGCCGAGATGGAGCGGCACCTGGGCAAGCCGCTCGAGGACCCGCGGCCGTTCCCGGCGCTCAAGATCAAGGATCATTCCGGCTGGCACCCGCAGGGCGACGGCCAGTGGTACTACGGCCTGCCGATCCTGAGCGGCCGGATCGAGGACAAGGGCAAGGTCCACGTAGCGACGGCGCTCCGGCGCGTGCTGAGCGAGGTCAAGAGCCGGCCGGTGTTCACACCGGCGCAGGATGTGATCTTCGCCGACGTCGCGGAGACGGACAAAGCGCGGCTCGAGGCGATCCTGGTCGAGGAGGGCGTCACCCTGCCGGGCTTCGAGACGCTGCTCCGCCGCTTCGCGCTCGCCTGCCCGGCGCTGCCGAGCTGCGGTCTGGCGCTGACGGAGGCCGAGCGCGTGCTGGACGACATCCTGGTCGATATCGAGGGTGTGCTGAAGCGCCACGGCCTTGGCGACGAGCGCATCGCGCTGCGCGTCACCGGCTGCCCCAACGGCTGCGCGCGGCCGTCGGTCGGCGACATCGGCCTCGTCGGCCGCATTCCCGGCCATTACGCGATCTATCTGGGCGGCGACTTCGACACGACGCGGCTCAATGCCCGGGTGTTCGAGCGCGTGCCGATGGCGGAGATCGGCCGCACGCTCGAGCCGATTTTCGCGCTCTTCGCCGCCGAGCGCACGGCGGGCGAAGGCTTCGGCGACTTCTGCCAGCGCTGGGGTCTCGACCGGCTGGCCGAGACCGTCGAGGGCGCCCAGACCGCCGACGCGGCGGAATAG